The proteins below come from a single Bacteroidales bacterium WCE2004 genomic window:
- a CDS encoding alpha-N-arabinofuranosidase, translating to MKKMILLLAGFCLLASTTLSAQDATVRVHDAGTGQVIPAEIYGQFSEHLGRCIYGGLWVGKDSSVPNVEGYRKDVFDALKALKVPVMRWPGGCFADDYHWMDGIGPQDQRGYLTNNNWGGTLEDNSFGTHEFLNLCEMLGIEPYISGNVGSGSVEEMAKWVEYMTSSAKTPMADLRRANGREEPWKVKYFGIGNEAWGCGGNMTPEYYSDLFRRYGTYLRDQPGNHVFKIASGASDYDYNWTRVLMKNLVGKGMEGISLHYYTVLGWNGSKGSATKFSEKDYYWFLSKTIEIEDVLKKHIEIMDELDPSGRVALLLDEWGTWFDVEPGTNPGHLYQQNTMRDAIIAALNFDIFHKYTRRLKMANIAQVVNVLQSMILTNETQMVLTPTYHVFEMYNVHQDAEFVESEVLTGHVKTERQCAVPEVDATVSRKDGETHISLVNTDLRKAKKVLVTFDGAGIKKVDGARVLTSKDVHDYNDFDKADVVKPVAFKDYKITKAGLEVVLPPCSVVSIAAK from the coding sequence ATGAAGAAAATGATTCTCCTGCTGGCGGGCTTCTGCCTGCTCGCATCCACAACGCTCTCCGCCCAGGATGCCACGGTCCGCGTCCATGACGCCGGCACCGGCCAGGTCATCCCCGCCGAAATCTACGGTCAGTTCTCCGAGCACCTCGGCCGCTGCATCTATGGCGGCCTGTGGGTCGGCAAGGATTCTTCCGTCCCCAACGTCGAAGGCTACCGCAAGGATGTGTTCGACGCGCTCAAGGCGCTGAAGGTGCCCGTGATGCGCTGGCCGGGCGGCTGCTTCGCCGACGACTACCACTGGATGGACGGCATCGGTCCGCAGGACCAGCGCGGCTACCTGACCAACAACAACTGGGGTGGCACGCTCGAGGACAACAGCTTCGGCACGCACGAGTTCCTCAACCTCTGCGAGATGCTGGGCATCGAGCCCTACATCAGCGGCAACGTGGGCAGCGGCAGCGTCGAGGAGATGGCGAAATGGGTCGAGTACATGACCTCCTCCGCCAAGACCCCGATGGCCGACCTGCGCCGCGCCAACGGCCGCGAGGAGCCCTGGAAAGTCAAATACTTCGGCATCGGCAACGAAGCCTGGGGCTGCGGCGGCAACATGACGCCGGAATACTACAGCGACCTCTTCCGCCGCTACGGCACCTATCTGCGCGACCAGCCGGGCAACCACGTCTTCAAGATCGCCAGCGGCGCCTCTGACTATGACTACAACTGGACCCGCGTGCTGATGAAGAACCTGGTCGGCAAGGGCATGGAGGGCATCTCCCTGCACTACTACACCGTCCTCGGCTGGAACGGCAGCAAGGGTTCCGCCACCAAGTTCTCCGAGAAGGACTACTACTGGTTCCTGTCCAAGACCATCGAGATCGAGGATGTCCTGAAGAAGCACATCGAGATCATGGACGAACTCGACCCGTCCGGCCGCGTGGCGCTCCTGCTCGACGAGTGGGGCACCTGGTTCGACGTGGAGCCGGGCACCAACCCGGGCCACCTCTATCAGCAGAACACGATGCGTGACGCCATCATCGCCGCGCTCAACTTCGACATCTTCCACAAATACACCCGCCGCCTCAAGATGGCCAACATCGCCCAGGTGGTCAACGTGCTCCAGTCGATGATCCTGACCAACGAGACGCAGATGGTCCTCACCCCGACCTACCACGTCTTCGAGATGTACAACGTCCACCAGGATGCCGAATTCGTGGAGTCCGAGGTGCTGACCGGCCACGTCAAGACCGAGCGCCAGTGCGCCGTGCCCGAGGTGGACGCCACCGTGTCCCGCAAGGACGGCGAGACGCACATCTCCCTGGTCAACACCGACCTCCGGAAGGCGAAGAAGGTGCTCGTGACCTTCGACGGCGCCGGCATCAAGAAGGTTGACGGAGCCCGCGTGCTGACCTCCAAGGACGTGCACGACTACAACGACTTCGACAAGGCCGACGTGGTCAAGCCCGTCGCCTTCAAGGACTACAAGATCACCAAGGCCGGCCTGGAGGTCGTCCTGCCTCCTTGCTCCGTGGTCTCCATCGCCGCGAAATAG
- a CDS encoding ABC-2 type transport system ATP-binding protein yields the protein MKIIECKQVCKNFGEKVALDHVSLDIPEGQIFGLLGPNGAGKTTLIRIINRITIPTSGEILFNGRPITQADVAKIGYMPEERGLYRKMKVGEQAIYLAQLKGMSAADARKALKEWFVRFGIQDWWDKKVEELSKGMAQKLQFITTVVHKPSLMILDEPFSGFDPVNAEIIRQEILRLKDEGATIILSTHNMESVEELCDNIALINKSRLVITGGVTDIRRKYGNNNVELVWTDADGRHTEVLPRETDGASTLRTYLDKEGVQINSYKELMPRMNDIFIKLVTEGEE from the coding sequence ATGAAAATTATAGAGTGTAAACAAGTATGCAAGAACTTCGGGGAGAAGGTCGCGCTCGACCACGTCAGCCTCGACATTCCCGAAGGTCAGATCTTCGGCTTGCTGGGCCCGAACGGGGCCGGCAAGACGACGTTGATCCGTATCATCAACCGTATCACGATCCCCACCTCCGGTGAGATCCTCTTCAACGGCCGCCCCATCACGCAGGCGGACGTGGCGAAGATCGGCTACATGCCCGAGGAGCGCGGCCTCTACCGCAAGATGAAGGTCGGCGAGCAGGCCATCTACCTGGCCCAGCTCAAGGGCATGTCCGCCGCCGACGCGCGCAAGGCCCTCAAGGAGTGGTTCGTCCGCTTCGGCATCCAGGACTGGTGGGATAAGAAGGTGGAGGAGCTCTCCAAGGGCATGGCCCAGAAGCTCCAGTTCATCACCACCGTGGTCCACAAGCCTTCCCTGATGATCCTCGACGAGCCGTTCTCCGGCTTCGATCCCGTCAACGCCGAGATCATCCGCCAGGAGATCCTGCGGCTCAAGGACGAGGGCGCCACGATCATCCTCTCGACCCACAACATGGAGTCGGTCGAGGAGCTCTGCGACAACATCGCCCTGATCAACAAGTCCCGCCTGGTGATCACCGGCGGCGTGACCGATATCCGCCGCAAATACGGCAACAACAACGTCGAACTCGTTTGGACCGACGCGGACGGCCGCCACACGGAGGTGCTCCCGCGCGAGACCGACGGCGCCTCGACCCTGCGCACCTACCTCGATAAGGAAGGCGTACAGATCAACTCCTACAAGGAGCTGATGCCGCGCATGAACGACATTTTCATCAAACTTGTAACGGAAGGGGAGGAATAG
- a CDS encoding ABC-2 type transport system permease protein — MNLKTIGIVIRREYFNKVRKKSFIWTTFLVPILIAGLTIGIMYAVINTKDKTKSIAVVDASGIVMPYMTDTETILFKEVTGVSVDSIKTNLSAMGYDGVLSVSAIDSTRSVSAEIFSSKPFGMEVNEAVTARINRAVEDYRIASYDIAGLDQILKDVKANVKLRSYTMDEDGKEKISEAGVYSILSMIMGIFLFMFITMFGSMVMSSVIEEKTSRVVEVLVSSVKSTELMFGKIIGVALVALTQFFLWIVLAGAIFTVGGGALMNKLGGDPTELVSSMGGAQADQMAALAASPELADSGIGTVISTLQNLPIGQIIGLFLIYFVFGYLLYASLFAAIGSAVESEGDTQQLQLPLTIPLMLAYIIALYAFKAPDSSIAFWGSLIPFTSPVVMISRLPFGVPTWELILSLALLVLTFVFCAWLSAKIYRVGILMFGKKSTWKDLWKWLKQK, encoded by the coding sequence ATGAATCTGAAAACCATCGGCATTGTCATCCGCCGCGAATATTTCAACAAGGTCAGGAAGAAGAGTTTCATCTGGACGACGTTCCTCGTCCCGATCCTCATCGCCGGCCTGACCATCGGCATCATGTATGCCGTGATCAACACGAAAGACAAGACCAAGTCCATCGCCGTGGTGGACGCTTCCGGCATCGTGATGCCGTATATGACCGACACGGAGACCATTCTCTTCAAGGAAGTGACCGGCGTCTCCGTGGACAGCATCAAGACGAACCTGTCCGCCATGGGCTACGACGGCGTGCTCTCCGTGAGCGCCATCGATTCCACCCGGAGCGTGAGCGCGGAGATCTTCTCCTCCAAGCCTTTCGGCATGGAGGTCAATGAGGCCGTCACCGCCCGGATCAACCGGGCCGTGGAGGACTACCGCATCGCATCCTACGACATCGCCGGCCTGGACCAGATCCTCAAGGACGTCAAGGCCAATGTCAAGCTGCGTTCCTACACGATGGACGAAGACGGCAAGGAGAAGATCTCCGAAGCCGGCGTCTACAGCATCCTGTCGATGATCATGGGTATCTTCCTGTTCATGTTCATCACGATGTTCGGCAGCATGGTCATGAGCTCCGTGATCGAGGAGAAGACCAGCCGCGTGGTGGAGGTGCTCGTCAGCTCCGTCAAGTCCACCGAGCTGATGTTCGGCAAGATCATCGGCGTGGCCCTCGTGGCCCTGACCCAGTTCTTCCTGTGGATCGTGCTCGCCGGCGCCATCTTCACCGTCGGCGGCGGCGCGCTCATGAACAAGCTGGGCGGCGACCCCACCGAGCTCGTCAGCTCGATGGGCGGCGCGCAGGCCGACCAGATGGCCGCCCTCGCCGCTTCGCCCGAACTGGCCGACAGCGGCATCGGCACGGTCATCAGTACCCTGCAGAACCTCCCGATCGGACAGATCATCGGGCTGTTCCTGATCTATTTCGTCTTCGGCTACCTGCTGTACGCCTCCCTGTTCGCCGCCATCGGCTCCGCCGTGGAGAGCGAGGGCGACACCCAGCAGCTCCAGCTGCCGCTGACGATTCCTCTGATGCTGGCATACATCATTGCGCTGTATGCTTTCAAAGCGCCTGACAGCTCGATCGCGTTCTGGGGATCCCTCATCCCGTTCACTTCGCCGGTCGTGATGATCTCGCGCCTGCCCTTCGGGGTACCCACGTGGGAGCTCATCCTCTCGCTCGCGCTCCTGGTCCTCACCTTCGTGTTCTGCGCGTGGCTGTCGGCCAAGATCTACCGGGTCGGTATCCTGATGTTCGGTAAGAAATCCACTTGGAAAGACCTTTGGAAATGGTTAAAGCAAAAGTAA
- a CDS encoding putative sigma-54 modulation protein, translating into MEIKFKALKFDASEQLTAFVEKKVQRLSRFCEDLSNEIEVALEDHLKQGKYAKIQIHIPGEELIIEREADTFENAVTEAVDAMKEKLTRVKEKKFEN; encoded by the coding sequence ATGGAGATTAAATTCAAAGCCCTCAAGTTCGACGCGAGTGAGCAGCTCACCGCGTTCGTGGAGAAGAAGGTCCAGCGTCTGTCGCGCTTCTGCGAGGACCTTTCCAATGAAATCGAGGTTGCACTCGAAGACCATCTCAAACAAGGCAAGTACGCCAAAATCCAGATCCACATCCCGGGCGAGGAGCTCATCATCGAGCGCGAAGCCGACACCTTCGAGAATGCCGTTACCGAGGCAGTCGACGCCATGAAGGAGAAACTCACCCGCGTCAAGGAAAAGAAATTCGAGAATTAG
- a CDS encoding poly(A) polymerase: protein MPTIAAQFLDRPIFRVVSEVAAERGVRAFVIGGFVRDCFLGCPRSDIDIVVEGSGIDFARAVGKRIRTNVTYFKNFGTAMLHFGGDEVEFVGARKESYRRESRKPIVENGTLEDDQQRRDFTINAMAFSLQQEDFGALVDPFGGIRDLAAGIIRTPLDPDTTYSDDPLRMLRAVRFATRLSTPEHPFTIVPESMASMRRMADRLQILSCERIAEELNKMMLTADPARAFLLMDEAGLLPYVLPELLALKGVETVDGRGHKDNFAHSLAVLNNVAAVSDSLWLRWAALLHDIGKAASKRYDPAVGWTFHGHEVVGARMVPKIFGRLRLSMDEMKYVQKLVRLHLRPIALVDDGVTDSAVRRLLFDAGDDIDDLMVLCNADITSKNESKVARIRANFELVKRKLVEVEAKDAIRNFKNPIDGDYVMKVYGIPPCAQIGQLKEMVKEAILDGVIGNNFEEADAFMRQHASELGLHEV from the coding sequence ATGCCCACAATAGCCGCCCAGTTCCTGGATCGCCCGATCTTCCGCGTCGTCAGCGAAGTTGCTGCCGAGAGGGGAGTACGCGCGTTCGTGATCGGCGGTTTTGTGCGCGACTGTTTCCTGGGTTGTCCGCGCTCCGACATCGACATCGTGGTGGAGGGGAGCGGAATTGATTTTGCCAGGGCGGTCGGCAAGCGGATCAGGACTAACGTCACGTATTTCAAGAATTTCGGGACGGCGATGCTGCATTTCGGCGGCGACGAAGTGGAGTTCGTCGGCGCGCGCAAGGAGTCCTACCGGCGCGAGTCGCGCAAGCCGATCGTGGAGAACGGCACGCTCGAGGACGACCAGCAGCGCCGGGATTTCACCATCAACGCGATGGCGTTCTCGCTGCAGCAGGAGGATTTCGGCGCGCTCGTGGATCCGTTCGGCGGCATCCGCGACCTGGCGGCCGGCATCATCCGCACGCCGCTCGATCCGGACACGACCTATTCCGACGACCCGCTCCGGATGCTGCGGGCCGTGCGTTTCGCGACCCGGCTTTCGACGCCGGAGCATCCTTTTACGATTGTCCCCGAGTCGATGGCCTCGATGCGCCGGATGGCGGACCGCCTGCAGATTCTCTCCTGCGAGCGGATTGCCGAGGAGCTCAACAAGATGATGCTGACGGCCGACCCTGCGCGTGCGTTCTTGCTGATGGACGAGGCGGGGCTGCTGCCCTATGTGCTGCCGGAACTGCTCGCCCTGAAGGGCGTGGAGACGGTGGACGGCCGCGGCCACAAGGATAATTTCGCGCATTCGCTGGCTGTTCTGAACAATGTGGCGGCGGTGTCGGACAGCCTCTGGCTCCGCTGGGCCGCGCTTTTGCATGACATCGGCAAGGCGGCGAGCAAGCGCTACGATCCGGCGGTGGGCTGGACGTTCCACGGCCACGAGGTGGTGGGCGCGCGGATGGTGCCGAAGATTTTCGGCCGCCTGCGGCTGTCGATGGACGAGATGAAGTATGTCCAGAAGCTGGTGCGGCTGCATTTGCGGCCGATCGCGCTGGTGGACGACGGGGTCACGGATTCTGCCGTGCGGCGTCTGCTGTTCGATGCGGGCGACGATATCGACGATCTGATGGTGCTGTGCAATGCGGACATCACGTCGAAGAATGAGTCGAAGGTGGCGCGGATCCGCGCCAATTTCGAGCTGGTGAAGCGGAAGCTGGTGGAGGTGGAGGCGAAGGATGCGATCCGCAATTTCAAGAATCCGATCGACGGGGATTATGTGATGAAGGTCTACGGCATTCCGCCGTGTGCGCAGATCGGGCAGCTCAAGGAGATGGTCAAGGAGGCCATCCTGGATGGTGTCATTGGGAATAATTTCGAGGAGGCGGATGCCTTCATGCGGCAGCACGCTTCTGAGCTTGGCCTGCATGAAGTATGA
- a CDS encoding Type I restriction enzyme R protein N terminus (HSDR_N): protein MEQIWDPLRRKEVAATPEERVRQWFIVQLRDAFGVPEHMMNSEVGFKFGAKSWRADILVYDRAGQPLAVVECKRPDVALDAHVVEQAMRYNSVLGVRFLFVTNGKMTYLYGLKGDTFVPLDRIPSFEEMLCPQ from the coding sequence ATGGAACAGATCTGGGATCCACTCCGTCGTAAAGAAGTCGCCGCCACGCCCGAGGAGCGGGTGCGGCAGTGGTTCATCGTACAGCTCCGGGATGCGTTCGGCGTCCCGGAGCATATGATGAACAGCGAGGTGGGCTTCAAGTTCGGCGCCAAGAGCTGGCGAGCCGACATCCTGGTCTACGACCGGGCGGGCCAGCCGCTGGCTGTAGTGGAATGCAAACGCCCTGACGTGGCGCTCGATGCGCACGTCGTCGAGCAGGCGATGCGCTACAATTCCGTGCTCGGCGTGCGTTTTTTGTTCGTGACTAACGGAAAAATGACGTATCTTTACGGTCTGAAAGGGGACACGTTCGTCCCGTTGGACCGGATTCCCTCTTTCGAAGAGATGTTATGCCCACAATAG
- a CDS encoding DNA polymerase III, delta subunit — protein sequence MAKTSINIDAQCAKILSDVQEGRFSPVYLLMGDEPYYPELVCDAILKYCIPEEEKDFNETVCYGGEVTADQVVTAARRFPMMAERQLVVVKEAQQMKGIEDLSYYCADPLDSTVLVILMHGASADKRKAFYKAAAKIGTVVDSPALRDYMIPDWIVAHFASRGLQIDPQAAALFAESAGTSLSTIVVETDKLTKALPEGASRVTVDDIERNVGISRQFSVFELTKELSFRNAAKALKIAAHLGNGARFAIPMAVSALYTHFSRILRYGALLSRGGQPSAEDKARALAGVNPYFYKEYDTAVRNYPARKAMAAISLLCEYDYLGKGGDGSTVVSDGELLVELTAKLLNL from the coding sequence ATGGCCAAGACTTCTATCAATATCGACGCACAATGTGCTAAAATCCTTTCAGATGTCCAGGAGGGGCGTTTCAGCCCCGTCTATCTGCTGATGGGAGACGAGCCATACTACCCCGAACTCGTCTGCGACGCCATCCTCAAATACTGCATCCCCGAGGAGGAGAAAGACTTCAACGAGACGGTCTGCTACGGCGGCGAAGTGACGGCCGACCAGGTCGTGACCGCCGCGCGCCGCTTCCCGATGATGGCCGAGCGCCAGCTCGTCGTGGTCAAGGAGGCGCAGCAGATGAAGGGCATCGAAGACCTCTCCTACTACTGCGCGGATCCGCTGGACAGCACGGTCCTCGTGATCCTGATGCACGGCGCCTCCGCCGACAAGCGCAAGGCCTTCTACAAGGCAGCCGCCAAGATCGGCACGGTCGTGGATTCCCCCGCCCTGCGGGACTATATGATTCCCGACTGGATCGTCGCGCATTTCGCCTCGCGCGGCCTGCAGATCGACCCGCAGGCGGCCGCCCTGTTCGCCGAGTCGGCGGGCACTTCCCTCTCCACGATCGTCGTGGAGACGGACAAGCTCACCAAGGCCCTGCCCGAGGGCGCCTCGCGCGTGACGGTCGACGACATCGAGCGCAACGTCGGCATCTCCCGGCAGTTCAGCGTCTTCGAGCTCACCAAGGAGCTCTCCTTCAGGAATGCCGCCAAGGCGCTGAAGATCGCCGCGCACCTGGGCAACGGCGCCAGGTTCGCCATACCCATGGCCGTCAGCGCCCTCTACACGCATTTCAGCCGCATCCTGCGCTACGGCGCGCTGCTCTCCCGCGGCGGCCAGCCGTCCGCAGAGGACAAGGCCCGCGCCCTGGCGGGCGTCAACCCCTACTTCTACAAGGAATACGACACCGCCGTGCGCAACTACCCGGCCAGGAAGGCGATGGCCGCCATCTCCCTGCTCTGCGAGTACGACTACCTCGGCAAGGGCGGCGACGGCTCGACGGTCGTCTCCGACGGCGAGCTCCTCGTCGAGCTCACCGCCAAGCTCCTCAACCTCTGA
- a CDS encoding integrase/recombinase XerC, whose product MIERYLDYLSAIRRYSPRTIEIYRGVLEDFCIYSRRGELPPETSGDSAGPLPLPSEAGPSLLRSRGWLRFPEAVADAAKWLNVQTVRAYEVYLLDERKEGAKTVNLHLSVLSGFCKFLMKEGALESNPVRLVSRPKQEKRLPVFYREDAMRTYFEQTKGVLEFGKYEDQLQRMILGMLFATGLRRAELISLNRESVDLARRVLRVRGKGDKMREIPLPPVLCDEILLYLQAVDSLKYADRASEAPLLQTPRGERLYPVYVDRAVKAALAGIDGISGRKSPHVLRHTLATELLDGGADLNSIKELLGHSSLAATQVYTHNSIERLQSVYKSAHPRAKNDGNYGD is encoded by the coding sequence ATGATTGAGCGCTACCTCGACTATCTCTCCGCGATCCGCCGCTATTCTCCCCGCACCATCGAGATCTATCGGGGTGTCTTAGAAGACTTCTGTATCTATTCGCGTCGCGGCGAACTGCCTCCGGAAACGTCCGGCGATTCCGCCGGACCCCTCCCACTTCCTTCGGAAGCGGGCCCCTCCCTCTTACGGAGCCGAGGGTGGCTACGGTTTCCGGAGGCAGTTGCCGACGCCGCGAAATGGTTGAATGTGCAGACGGTGCGGGCGTATGAGGTGTATTTGTTGGATGAACGAAAGGAGGGGGCGAAGACGGTGAACCTGCATCTGAGCGTGCTGAGCGGGTTCTGTAAGTTTCTGATGAAGGAGGGGGCGCTGGAGAGCAATCCGGTGCGGCTGGTGAGCCGGCCGAAGCAGGAGAAGCGCCTGCCGGTGTTCTACCGGGAGGACGCGATGCGGACGTATTTCGAGCAGACGAAGGGGGTGCTGGAGTTTGGGAAATATGAGGACCAGCTGCAGCGGATGATCCTCGGGATGTTGTTCGCGACGGGGCTGCGACGGGCGGAGCTGATCTCGCTGAACCGGGAGTCGGTGGACCTGGCGCGGCGGGTACTGCGAGTGCGGGGCAAGGGCGACAAAATGCGAGAAATTCCGCTGCCGCCTGTGCTTTGTGATGAAATTTTATTATATTTACAAGCAGTTGACTCTTTGAAATACGCGGATCGGGCTTCGGAAGCCCCGCTGCTGCAGACTCCCAGGGGGGAGCGCCTCTATCCGGTCTACGTGGACCGGGCGGTCAAGGCGGCCCTCGCCGGGATCGACGGCATCAGCGGCCGGAAGTCTCCACACGTCCTGCGTCATACGCTGGCGACGGAGCTTCTGGACGGGGGTGCGGACCTCAATTCCATCAAGGAATTGCTGGGCCACAGCTCCCTGGCGGCGACCCAGGTCTACACGCACAATTCCATCGAGCGGCTGCAAAGTGTTTATAAATCCGCCCATCCCAGGGCCAAAAATGATGGTAACTATGGAGATTAA
- a CDS encoding Sugar (pentulose or hexulose) kinase, translated as MTDAKHIIESGKAVLGIELGSTRIKAVLVGPDFKPVAQGSHEWENQLVDGLWTYSIEAIHSGLQACYADLRANVKKEYGCEITRLASIGISAMMHGYMAFGADGKILVPFRTWRNTNTGVAAAELSGLFNFNIPLRWSISHLYQAILNGEKHVPQIDFLTTLAGYVHWLLTGERVLGIGDASGMIPVDPKTKDYNAQMVDKFDALIASRKYPWKLRDILPRCISAGADAGSLTPEGARFLDPSGTLQPGAALCPPEGDAGTGMVATNAVRPRTGNVSAGTSSFSMIVLEKDLTKPYEMIDIVTTPEGAPVAMVHCNNCTSDINAWVNLFQEYQQLLGVPVDRGAIFTRLFNLSLEGDPDCGGLISYNYISGEPVTGLAEGRPLFVRDASDKFTLANMMRAHIYASIGVLKIGNDILFGEEQVKVDRITGHGGLFKTKGVGQRYLAAALNSPISVMETAGEGGAWGIALLAAFRIDNPQGLSLDAWLDQVVFAGNAGEQVQPDPTDVAGFNTWIAQYRGCLPVEEAAVRCKK; from the coding sequence ATGACCGACGCGAAACACATCATCGAGTCCGGCAAGGCTGTCCTGGGCATCGAGCTGGGCTCGACGCGCATCAAGGCGGTCCTTGTCGGACCGGATTTCAAGCCCGTCGCCCAGGGCAGCCACGAGTGGGAGAACCAGCTCGTGGACGGCCTCTGGACCTACAGCATCGAAGCCATCCACAGCGGCCTGCAGGCCTGCTACGCCGACCTGCGCGCCAATGTGAAGAAGGAATACGGCTGCGAGATCACGCGCCTGGCCTCCATCGGCATCAGCGCGATGATGCACGGCTACATGGCGTTCGGCGCGGACGGCAAGATCCTCGTGCCGTTCCGCACCTGGCGCAACACCAACACGGGCGTCGCCGCTGCGGAACTGTCCGGGTTGTTCAACTTCAACATCCCGCTGCGCTGGAGCATCTCCCACCTCTATCAGGCCATTCTGAACGGGGAAAAGCACGTGCCGCAGATCGACTTCCTGACCACGCTCGCGGGCTATGTCCACTGGCTGCTCACGGGCGAGCGCGTGCTCGGCATCGGAGACGCCTCCGGCATGATTCCGGTGGATCCGAAGACGAAAGACTACAACGCGCAGATGGTGGACAAGTTCGACGCGCTCATCGCGTCGCGCAAGTATCCCTGGAAGCTGCGCGACATCCTGCCCAGGTGCATTTCCGCCGGCGCCGACGCCGGCAGCCTGACGCCGGAGGGCGCCCGCTTCCTGGACCCGTCCGGCACGTTGCAGCCCGGGGCGGCGCTCTGCCCGCCCGAGGGCGACGCCGGCACCGGCATGGTGGCCACCAACGCCGTCCGGCCGCGCACGGGCAACGTCTCCGCCGGCACGTCCTCGTTCTCGATGATCGTGCTGGAGAAGGACCTGACCAAGCCGTACGAGATGATCGACATCGTCACCACGCCCGAAGGCGCGCCGGTGGCGATGGTGCACTGCAACAACTGCACGTCCGACATCAATGCCTGGGTCAACCTCTTCCAGGAATACCAGCAACTGCTCGGCGTCCCCGTGGACCGGGGCGCGATCTTCACCCGGCTGTTCAACCTGTCCCTGGAGGGCGATCCCGACTGCGGCGGGTTGATCTCCTACAACTACATCTCCGGCGAGCCGGTGACGGGGCTGGCGGAGGGCCGCCCGCTCTTCGTGCGCGACGCTTCCGACAAGTTCACGCTTGCCAACATGATGCGTGCGCACATCTACGCCTCGATCGGTGTGCTCAAGATCGGCAACGACATCCTCTTCGGCGAGGAGCAGGTCAAGGTGGACCGCATCACGGGCCACGGCGGCCTCTTCAAGACGAAGGGCGTGGGCCAGCGCTATCTCGCGGCCGCGCTCAACTCTCCGATCTCCGTGATGGAGACGGCGGGCGAGGGCGGCGCCTGGGGCATCGCCCTGCTGGCTGCCTTCCGCATCGACAACCCGCAGGGCCTGTCGCTGGACGCCTGGCTGGACCAGGTCGTCTTCGCGGGCAACGCGGGCGAGCAGGTGCAGCCGGATCCGACCGACGTGGCCGGTTTCAACACCTGGATTGCGCAGTACCGCGGCTGCCTGCCTGTCGAGGAGGCTGCCGTCCGTTGCAAGAAATAG